A region from the Wolbachia endosymbiont (group A) of Rhinocyllus conicus genome encodes:
- a CDS encoding tetratricopeptide repeat protein, protein MPNTSKTSSSSKGDEASKPVKKRQKSSKTSAKETGSKSTDRCEPPVVSSAEAEGERWYELLEKKIGLDINAKKWMKEHPDLAFQNKSELLIRLAYELCLAKNTEYAKFDTRRIFALFEVANDLIEQSDRKNFVEFVCQKGKVQLLEMICQKEKKDVKGSGNIEGQHRWKGTFTGYSKLIDLLQYVINQPCSPEIVLCIAEKMYGNAHIFCNGEQYLDSMQVEKMKGNFDYQDSAIKEFLKKAIKLGYKDTVLVMLGGDIYHCIRLMKWEAFQKNQEFLAAYDMIKETVADIISSWVKDKKFYKGYVQNLLDQGIETDMKEMKKEDLIYQLEYLGKKVMNKDYISKEKLMEELKKLGKEKGEVRLRSIVVGALISTLFFKHQDKAMKGESFILKTTVREKKRKEKKLNELNQKINSEESINDTVLELIQLLNSASHLANGWFFREVLAKVANENLDKLKAVCAAICKGSMEELLNGEEIHENVIDVLKFADVKVLPSQITTSEIPSSCASIGDYFMEDVNEMHLRKKAKEGCSSDELAFSGLTRKIIRDLEQKKELTDKEDLISKAVSEIKKGIDILADGTAANIDVKDIFLSFELINDRITKEKRKEIVEFVCQKGNVQLLEMICQKKKKDIKRNTSIKGQYKWSETFTGYSKLIGLLQYVINQPCSPEIVLCIAEKMYGNAHVFCNGEQYLDGNQARTNKRILGYQVSVVEEFLKKAIKLGYKDTVLVMLGGDIYHCIRLMKWEAFQKNQEFLAAYDMIKETVADIISSWVKDKKFYKGYVQNLLDQGIETDMKEMKKEDLMYQLECLEKEITDKHIVSKEKIMKELKKLGKEKGEVRLRSIVVGALISTLFFKHQDKAMKGESFTLKTTILEKSEKEKKLNELNKKINSGESINGTILELIQLLNSCSHLSNNWFFREVLAKVVNENLDKLKAVCAAICKKPMEKLLEGEKVHENVVDVLQFFGVEKGFLLERSILENSDDALVRNSQGVEETLSNRSEKSISSSSRQSSADHDPQSSTVPISQGGKSIPSAASKKSCSASNLAGSRVAEKNNEGVMQNNCVQGGNPCYSVNTGREFYYLNVRNSSMGVRMEKSQQGGILNKIRSKQRESLRKKSSDDRLPKVSYLEDAHCERYRKAFLNKVFNYNKFIDSSMLSVEGQNTEMDRSSLNNSSSTSLDISSVSINDSRDESREDDPYLDGMQDYITGLDLLKEGDESRAKNKIRESAVKGFECGMYAYAIIKFKEAMEGNITTTMLGVNCAPQEVVKEAVECMVKSGRSFSPLNSFILGIMELYNVGNYCKVIQHTSQKSWKMHFADVLRSTKNTPFIGPIAEHNLLACVGAANLDFADSSDYLEMVGKEKGMKELESMIDHVEYELAKDMVSNKTDLVTAGYLFRQLSSKSFSDAQYSYAVALFNGRLDQREVKKEQKVHDLLSKAASCKHPEAMLLLGILLFKKGYEFVRSNNYWSYLEDFINVMHDDKSLKQNYLKEKVSIFVAYEYINKSNPYVQYDEQKARGILQNNCDKNQLEKLEKAIEKGKECSKNLLSDVLQTLKYVGSVLKTKGSDKLYAQKLPSMLEQLRRNLKDSKITIQQSQNLLLVLQQLNNISSPNEKDLLPLQQLCYNLEEEVEKQLDGSSQAEMLSLIAELSKMGIDVQRRRSSSLSSISATKSTSSRRRSAAETLQLQSLDESTSDVFKYPSTPSSKVKEITIPSNSNQALLSRPRAASTAVNFEDDSELGPFVNASEFFNTDSDTSTALNSRGSRMFESSRRLSLFVHDIPDNGKLLGQCFNLAAELCEKGEYKGALETYGEVFDRRESVLGYNHHGTIMARHNMAVLLYTIDESQQALDIFKEMLNKLGPSHHYAASIKHNIDIVSKKQGKELFIKPGEKQIEPSSKSVSNNFQNVPIVDKGKSSYGSSLSSSSGFESGLSAFSEQSISEGGKIAKLPSSVSGRTEQKQSSGSSQQNVSAVAGLGNGGRRVERLSSFSSTQGRSTSGFSRSSSRTSLRTSKSVSDEFSATDISKCTSKGQKVKNKSSDMHPSRSSSRPSSSLDNLETEKHTASSRSIGKR, encoded by the coding sequence ATGCCAAATACTTCAAAAACTTCCTCTTCTTCCAAGGGAGATGAGGCATCTAAGCCGGTCAAAAAAAGGCAAAAATCTTCCAAGACATCTGCTAAAGAAACTGGAAGTAAATCTACTGATAGATGTGAACCACCAGTTGTAAGTTCTGCAGAAGCAGAAGGAGAACGTTGGTATGAGTTATTAGAAAAAAAAATAGGTTTGGATATTAATGCGAAAAAGTGGATGAAAGAACATCCAGATCTGGCTTTCCAAAATAAGTCTGAACTACTAATTAGGCTAGCATACGAACTATGTTTAGCTAAAAATACAGAATACGCAAAGTTTGATACAAGAAGGATATTTGCATTATTTGAAGTGGCTAATGATCTGATAGAACAATCAGATCGTAAGAATTTCGTGGAATTTGTATGTCAAAAGGGTAAAGTGCAGTTATTGGAAATGATTTGTCAAAAAGAGAAGAAAGATGTAAAAGGAAGCGGTAATATAGAAGGGCAACACAGATGGAAAGGAACTTTTACTGGTTATTCAAAACTAATAGACTTATTACAATATGTAATTAACCAGCCATGTTCTCCTGAAATAGTGCTGTGTATTGCAGAAAAAATGTATGGAAACGCACATATTTTTTGTAATGGAGAGCAGTACCTTGATAGCATGCAAGTTGAAAAGATGAAAGGAAACTTTGATTACCAAGATTCAGCTATAAAAGAGTTTTTAAAGAAAGCAATTAAATTAGGTTACAAAGATACAGTATTAGTAATGTTAGGTGGTGATATTTATCATTGTATTCGCTTAATGAAATGGGAAGCGTTTCAAAAGAACCAAGAATTTCTTGCAGCCTACGATATGATAAAAGAAACAGTAGCAGATATAATAAGTTCATGGGTGAAAGATAAAAAATTTTACAAAGGTTATGTACAAAATTTATTAGATCAAGGAATAGAGACAGACATGAAGGAAATGAAGAAAGAAGATCTCATATATCAACTAGAATATCTAGGAAAAAAGGTAATGAACAAAGACTACATTAGCAAAGAAAAATTAATGGAAGAGCTAAAGAAACTAGGAAAGGAAAAAGGGGAAGTAAGACTAAGATCAATTGTAGTAGGTGCTTTAATATCGACACTGTTTTTTAAGCATCAAGATAAAGCGATGAAAGGCGAGTCATTTATACTAAAAACCACAGTCCGGGAAAAGAAAAGAAAAGAAAAGAAACTTAACGAATTAAATCAAAAGATAAATAGTGAAGAATCTATAAATGACACAGTATTAGAATTAATTCAATTATTGAACTCAGCTTCTCATTTGGCTAATGGCTGGTTCTTTAGAGAAGTGTTAGCAAAAGTTGCGAATGAGAATTTAGATAAGTTAAAGGCAGTTTGTGCTGCTATATGTAAGGGGTCAATGGAAGAATTGCTAAATGGTGAGGAAATTCATGAAAATGTGATCGATGTTCTAAAGTTTGCTGATGTTAAAGTATTACCTAGTCAAATTACAACGTCAGAAATTCCAAGTAGTTGTGCTAGTATTGGTGATTATTTTATGGAAGATGTAAATGAGATGCATCTTAGAAAAAAAGCAAAAGAGGGTTGTAGTAGTGATGAATTAGCTTTTAGTGGATTGACGAGAAAGATTATACGTGATCTCGAGCAAAAGAAGGAGCTTACAGATAAAGAGGATTTAATATCTAAGGCAGTGAGTGAGATAAAAAAAGGAATCGATATTCTTGCTGATGGTACCGCGGCTAATATAGATGTAAAAGATATATTTCTAAGCTTTGAGCTTATTAACGACAGAATAACAAAAGAGAAACGTAAAGAAATTGTAGAATTTGTGTGTCAAAAAGGTAATGTGCAGTTATTGGAAATGATTTGTCAAAAAAAGAAGAAAGATATAAAAAGAAACACAAGTATAAAAGGGCAGTACAAATGGAGTGAAACTTTTACTGGTTATTCAAAACTAATAGGCTTATTACAATATGTAATTAACCAGCCATGTTCTCCTGAAATAGTGCTGTGTATTGCAGAAAAAATGTATGGAAACGCACATGTTTTTTGTAATGGAGAGCAGTACCTTGATGGCAACCAAGCTAGAACCAACAAAAGAATCCTTGGTTACCAAGTTTCAGTTGTAGAAGAGTTTTTAAAGAAAGCAATTAAGTTAGGTTACAAAGATACAGTATTAGTAATGTTAGGTGGTGATATTTATCATTGTATTCGCTTAATGAAATGGGAAGCGTTTCAAAAGAACCAAGAATTTCTTGCAGCCTACGATATGATAAAAGAAACAGTAGCAGATATAATAAGTTCATGGGTGAAAGATAAAAAATTTTACAAAGGTTATGTACAAAATTTATTAGATCAAGGAATAGAGACAGACATGAAGGAAATGAAGAAAGAAGATCTCATGTATCAACTAGAATGTCTAGAAAAAGAGATAACGGATAAACACATTGTTAGCAAAGAGAAAATAATGAAAGAGCTAAAGAAACTAGGAAAGGAAAAAGGGGAAGTAAGACTAAGATCAATTGTAGTAGGTGCTTTAATATCGACACTGTTTTTTAAGCATCAAGATAAAGCGATGAAAGGCGAGTCATTTACACTAAAAACCACAATACTGGAGAAGAGTGAAAAAGAAAAGAAACTTAATGAATTAAATAAAAAGATAAATAGTGGAGAATCTATAAACGGCACAATATTAGAATTAATCCAATTATTGAACTCATGTTCTCATTTGTCTAATAACTGGTTCTTTAGAGAAGTATTAGCAAAAGTTGTGAATGAGAATTTAGATAAGTTAAAGGCAGTTTGTGCTGCTATCTGTAAAAAGCCCATGGAAAAATTGCTAGAGGGTGAGAAAGTTCATGAAAATGTGGTTGATGTTTTACAGTTTTTTGGTGTGGAAAAAGGTTTTTTACTAGAAAGAAGTATACTAGAAAATAGTGATGATGCATTAGTTAGAAATTCACAAGGCGTTGAAGAGACTTTAAGCAATAGATCAGAGAAGAGTATTAGTTCATCAAGTCGACAATCATCTGCTGATCATGATCCACAAAGCAGTACAGTACCTATAAGTCAAGGAGGAAAATCTATACCTTCTGCCGCATCAAAAAAGAGCTGTTCTGCATCAAATCTAGCTGGTTCAAGAGTGGCAGAAAAAAATAATGAAGGTGTTATGCAAAATAATTGTGTACAAGGTGGAAATCCTTGTTATAGCGTAAATACGGGTAGAGAGTTTTACTACCTGAATGTAAGAAATAGTTCTATGGGGGTTAGAATGGAGAAATCGCAACAAGGGGGAATATTAAATAAGATCCGCTCTAAGCAGCGGGAGTCATTGCGAAAAAAGTCATCTGATGATCGGTTACCAAAAGTTAGTTACTTAGAGGATGCTCATTGTGAGAGATATAGAAAAGCGTTTCTAAATAAGGTGTTTAATTATAATAAATTTATAGATTCTTCTATGTTATCGGTGGAAGGTCAAAATACAGAAATGGATCGCTCATCATTGAATAATTCATCAAGTACTTCACTAGATATTTCATCAGTTAGTATAAATGATTCAAGGGATGAATCGCGCGAAGATGATCCTTATCTAGATGGCATGCAAGATTACATTACAGGACTTGATCTGCTAAAAGAAGGAGACGAGAGTCGAGCTAAAAATAAGATTCGTGAGTCGGCAGTTAAGGGATTTGAATGTGGAATGTACGCATATGCGATAATAAAGTTTAAGGAAGCTATGGAAGGTAATATCACTACAACAATGTTGGGAGTAAACTGTGCTCCGCAAGAAGTGGTCAAAGAAGCTGTTGAATGTATGGTTAAGTCAGGAAGGTCTTTTTCCCCTTTGAATAGTTTTATACTTGGAATTATGGAATTATACAATGTAGGAAATTATTGCAAAGTGATTCAACATACATCGCAAAAGTCATGGAAAATGCATTTCGCTGATGTCTTGCGGAGTACTAAAAATACCCCTTTTATAGGTCCGATTGCAGAGCACAATCTCTTGGCTTGTGTTGGAGCAGCTAATTTGGATTTTGCTGATTCAAGTGATTATCTGGAGATGGTAGGAAAAGAGAAAGGAATGAAAGAATTAGAATCGATGATCGATCATGTAGAATATGAGTTGGCAAAAGATATGGTATCAAATAAAACAGATCTTGTTACTGCAGGGTATCTGTTTCGACAATTATCTAGCAAATCTTTTTCTGATGCGCAATATTCGTATGCGGTTGCGCTGTTCAACGGTAGACTTGATCAAAGAGAAGTTAAAAAGGAACAAAAAGTTCACGATTTGCTTAGTAAAGCTGCTAGTTGTAAACATCCAGAAGCAATGCTTCTCTTAGGGATATTGCTTTTTAAAAAGGGGTATGAGTTTGTTAGATCCAATAATTATTGGAGTTATTTAGAAGATTTTATAAATGTAATGCATGATGATAAGAGTTTGAAACAAAATTATCTCAAAGAAAAAGTATCGATTTTTGTTGCTTATGAATACATTAACAAGAGTAATCCTTATGTACAATATGATGAACAAAAGGCTAGGGGTATTTTACAAAACAATTGTGACAAAAATCAATTGGAAAAGTTAGAAAAAGCAATAGAAAAAGGCAAAGAATGTTCTAAAAATCTATTAAGTGATGTACTACAAACATTAAAATATGTGGGTTCTGTACTTAAAACAAAGGGTAGTGATAAGTTATATGCTCAAAAGTTACCATCTATGCTAGAACAGCTACGTAGGAACTTAAAAGATAGCAAAATAACTATTCAACAATCGCAAAACCTGTTACTTGTGCTGCAACAACTAAACAACATATCATCTCCTAATGAGAAAGATCTTTTACCACTACAGCAACTATGTTACAATTTAGAAGAAGAAGTTGAGAAACAACTAGATGGTTCTTCACAAGCGGAAATGTTGTCACTAATAGCAGAGCTAAGTAAAATGGGTATTGATGTACAAAGAAGACGTTCTAGTAGTCTCTCATCTATCAGTGCTACTAAGTCAACAAGTAGTAGACGACGTTCGGCTGCTGAAACATTACAATTACAGAGTCTGGATGAAAGTACGTCTGATGTTTTTAAGTATCCTTCAACTCCATCTTCAAAGGTAAAGGAAATTACTATACCGTCAAATAGTAATCAAGCGCTATTATCTAGACCAAGAGCTGCTAGTACGGCTGTTAATTTTGAAGATGATAGTGAGCTAGGACCTTTTGTCAACGCTAGTGAATTCTTCAATACTGATTCAGATACTAGTACTGCGTTAAATAGCAGGGGTAGCAGAATGTTTGAATCTAGCCGTCGATTATCTTTGTTTGTGCATGATATACCAGACAATGGTAAGCTTCTAGGTCAATGTTTTAATCTTGCAGCAGAGTTGTGCGAAAAGGGTGAGTACAAAGGTGCTCTTGAAACCTATGGGGAAGTATTTGACAGAAGAGAAAGTGTTCTAGGTTATAATCATCATGGTACTATAATGGCTCGCCATAATATGGCAGTACTGCTTTACACAATAGACGAATCTCAGCAGGCTTTAGACATTTTCAAGGAAATGCTTAATAAGTTAGGCCCTAGTCATCATTATGCTGCATCAATTAAACATAATATTGATATAGTATCAAAAAAACAGGGAAAAGAATTGTTTATAAAACCTGGCGAAAAACAAATAGAACCTTCCTCAAAATCTGTATCAAATAATTTTCAAAATGTACCAATAGTAGATAAAGGTAAGAGTAGTTATGGTTCAAGTTTGAGTTCATCATCTGGCTTCGAGAGTGGTCTTTCTGCTTTCTCAGAGCAGAGTATCAGTGAGGGAGGTAAAATAGCCAAATTACCGAGTAGCGTATCCGGTAGAACAGAACAAAAACAAAGTTCCGGTAGTTCACAGCAAAATGTTTCTGCAGTGGCAGGATTGGGCAATGGTGGTAGAAGAGTAGAAAGATTAAGTTCTTTTTCCTCAACTCAGGGTAGAAGTACATCTGGATTCAGTCGATCATCTTCGCGTACTAGTTTGCGTACTAGTAAATCAGTCAGTGATGAGTTTAGCGCTACAGATATATCTAAATGTACTTCCAAAGGGCAGAAGGTAAAAAACAAAAGTAGTGACATGCATCCTTCAAGATCTAGCTCTCGTCCCTCTAGTAGTCTAGATAATTTAGAAACAGAAAAGCATACAGCTTCTTCTAGAAGTATAGGAAAGAGGTAG
- a CDS encoding ankyrin repeat domain-containing protein — protein sequence MASTKLKEHFLKFKQRLETIKEGEELSTEQEYFETDELFDDEYELIKSEHLLQVLCNDPLETLRKRGYSESEIDEIYNQGDSWYTQMTMPTLKDNVPPSLMDSRDSLRKQVCVWFTEEHKLTESEEELNKELLNILKYLDWYDESVPFDYDNGGVYELEEFLKNNKSNPDLKVVLNLKRGESDATVLHAVSGAHIYEVGRNQEDQAVSLLLAAGADPNAKNIEGETPLHYAAASGNSKGVSSLLRGANIFDRQGKTPQQVAIDNGHYNVAGLLLTKEQEELRRELYNILVIPIFGPIHLNKTLKEFLDKHKSNLDLKVVLNIRSERGELEVLECAGNITYIDKAIGAEIRDLFLKAGASCDVPHCIAEEKRPLVLWHHLMPDQKKKLDDFLDRVSKAEDMDKLEKVVDEAIRSGVRLNFNKDFSPEDPIACNWYSFTDYVIKRIGELNKLKRNSEVASDIVYNLVSAGAVLYNENSIDVINELELEFKYHKNNIFYAYASYVDNAYKLVKVARSAANNKLNDVRMDNTVLYLEYSEDSTINVAMITDKVRDLELNQKEVGYRRSIIKIGKSEVDIITENGIRNYTNLADNSDIVLTFPTSQGELEVRLYPDKQNEGQIRVEVNNQDLLEQLKNCGEKLGKNCLLGGYSVYDAIEQGYFKRYGKPSQSHSTSKTWADKVQESRKSQREEILNL from the coding sequence ATGGCTTCTACAAAGTTAAAAGAACATTTTTTAAAATTTAAGCAAAGGTTAGAAACAATAAAAGAAGGAGAGGAATTAAGTACTGAGCAAGAGTATTTTGAAACAGATGAACTATTTGATGATGAATATGAGTTAATTAAATCAGAACATCTATTACAAGTTCTGTGTAATGATCCGTTAGAAACCTTAAGAAAGCGAGGATACTCAGAGAGTGAGATAGATGAAATATACAATCAGGGTGATTCTTGGTATACTCAAATGACTATGCCGACACTTAAAGATAATGTACCACCATCTTTAATGGATAGTCGAGATTCATTACGTAAACAAGTGTGTGTTTGGTTTACTGAAGAACATAAACTTACAGAAAGTGAAGAGGAGTTAAACAAAGAGCTACTAAATATTTTAAAGTATCTAGACTGGTATGATGAAAGTGTTCCCTTTGATTATGATAATGGTGGTGTTTATGAGCTTGAAGAATTTTTAAAAAATAATAAAAGCAATCCGGATCTAAAAGTTGTTCTTAACCTTAAAAGAGGGGAATCTGATGCAACAGTACTGCATGCGGTTTCAGGGGCTCATATATATGAAGTGGGTCGCAATCAGGAAGATCAAGCTGTAAGTTTGCTCTTGGCAGCAGGAGCAGATCCCAACGCAAAAAACATCGAAGGAGAGACGCCTTTGCACTATGCTGCTGCTAGTGGTAATAGTAAAGGTGTAAGCTCACTACTTCGGGGAGCAAATATATTTGATAGACAAGGAAAAACTCCACAACAGGTTGCAATTGATAATGGTCATTACAATGTGGCAGGGCTTCTTTTAACTAAAGAACAAGAGGAGTTGCGTAGAGAGTTATATAACATTCTTGTAATTCCTATATTCGGCCCTATTCACCTCAATAAAACTTTAAAAGAGTTTTTGGATAAACACAAGAGTAACCTGGATCTAAAAGTGGTGTTAAATATTCGGAGTGAAAGAGGTGAGTTAGAAGTTCTTGAGTGTGCTGGAAATATTACTTATATTGATAAAGCTATTGGTGCAGAAATAAGAGACTTATTTTTGAAGGCAGGTGCATCATGTGATGTACCTCATTGCATAGCAGAGGAAAAACGTCCCCTCGTTTTATGGCACCATTTAATGCCAGATCAAAAGAAAAAATTAGATGATTTTTTAGACAGGGTATCTAAAGCTGAAGATATGGACAAACTAGAAAAAGTTGTAGATGAGGCAATCAGATCTGGAGTGCGGCTAAATTTTAACAAAGACTTTTCTCCAGAAGACCCTATTGCATGTAACTGGTATAGTTTCACAGATTATGTGATAAAAAGAATTGGTGAGTTAAATAAGTTAAAAAGGAATTCTGAAGTTGCTAGTGATATAGTGTATAATTTGGTATCAGCAGGGGCAGTATTGTATAATGAAAATAGTATTGATGTAATTAACGAACTGGAATTAGAATTTAAGTATCATAAAAATAATATCTTTTATGCTTATGCGAGCTACGTCGATAATGCTTATAAACTTGTTAAAGTTGCAAGAAGTGCAGCCAATAATAAGCTGAATGATGTAAGAATGGATAACACTGTTCTTTATTTGGAATATTCAGAAGATAGCACAATAAATGTTGCAATGATCACAGATAAAGTAAGAGATCTAGAGCTAAATCAGAAAGAGGTAGGATATAGAAGAAGTATAATAAAGATCGGAAAAAGCGAGGTGGATATTATAACAGAAAATGGTATAAGGAATTACACTAACCTTGCAGATAATAGTGATATAGTGTTAACTTTCCCTACCAGTCAGGGAGAGTTAGAAGTTAGATTATATCCTGATAAGCAAAATGAAGGTCAAATAAGGGTAGAAGTAAATAATCAAGATCTGCTAGAGCAATTAAAAAATTGTGGAGAAAAATTAGGTAAGAATTGTTTACTTGGTGGATATTCGGTTTATGATGCTATTGAGCAGGGGTATTTTAAAAGGTATGGAAAACCTAGTCAATCTCATAGTACATCTAAAACTTGGGCAGATAAAGTACAAGAATCAAGGAAAAGTCAGCGTGAGGAGATATTAAATTTATGA
- a CDS encoding IS630 family transposase (programmed frameshift) — MPAAYSYDLRKKAMEALDEGESRATVAERFKIGKTTLYEWQKRRKETGDFQSKKPGSVGYNHKITDWNVFSKFAKNYGGKTQSEMAKLWGNISRQTIHRALKNIGFTRKKKTYGYKERNEEKRAHFSKVIATKRHENLVYIDESGIDNTEDYPYGYCRKGERFYSLKSGKKTQRVSMIAALNKEKIIAPLTFEGYCNKDVFEAWFEQFLTPILRSGQTVVLDNATFHKSKKIDNLAKGVGAEILYLPPYSPDFNEIEHQWFAIKNRARKNIPIFKSFRQAVDSAFLF; from the exons ATGCCAGCAGCGTATAGTTACGACTTAAGGAAAAAAGCAATGGAAGCATTGGATGAAGGAGAAAGTAGAGCAACTGTTGCCGAGAGATTTAAAATTGGGAAAACGACTCTATATGAGTGGCAGAAAAGGCGTAAGGAAACGGGAGATTTTCAGTCAAAAAAGCCTGGAAGCGTAGGATATAACCATAAAATTACTGACTGGAATGTTTTTAGCAAATTTGCAAAAAACTATGGTGGCAAAACTCAGTCAGAGATGGCTAAACTCTGGGGCAATATCAGTAGACAAACGATTCACCGTGCACTTAAAAATATTGGATTTACAAGAAA AAAAAAGACCTACGGATATAAAGAAAGAAATGAAGAGAAGCGAGCTCACTTTTCAAAGGTTATAGCAACAAAACGTCATGAAAATCTTGTATATATTGACGAATCTGGAATAGATAATACAGAAGACTACCCATACGGATACTGCAGAAAAGGAGAGAGGTTTTATTCACTAAAATCAGGTAAAAAAACTCAGCGCGTCAGTATGATTGCAGCTCTAAATAAAGAGAAAATTATTGCTCCATTGACCTTTGAAGGATATTGCAATAAGGATGTTTTCGAGGCTTGGTTTGAGCAGTTTTTAACTCCAATTTTAAGGTCTGGCCAAACTGTAGTTCTTGATAACGCTACATTCCATAAATCTAAAAAAATAGATAATCTTGCTAAAGGAGTTGGTGCTGAAATTCTTTATCTTCCTCCATATTCTCCAGACTTTAACGAAATTGAGCATCAGTGGTTTGCTATAAAGAACAGAGCTAGAAAAAATATCCCTATTTTTAAGTCTTTCCGTCAAGCTGTTGATTCTGCTTTTTTATTCTGA
- a CDS encoding Rpn family recombination-promoting nuclease/putative transposase yields the protein MAFSKFLDARNDYAFKRIFGTEKNKDILIHFLNDILGFTGLAAIHDVEFLATILDPEIAAKKQSIVDVLCKDSQGSRYIIEMQFTKTKGFEKRAQYYAAKAYSSQADQGDDYHNLKEIIFIAVADCIIFPDKSEYKSNHVILDQNSFEHDLKDFYFVFIELPKFTKTKEDQLENIVEKWCYFFRYAGETREEDLDKIVGSDVIIKRAYEEMNKFNWSEEELLAYEQMKKRIMDEVAALAQKFDEGLKVGQEKGRQEEKIEVAKNSLKAGVSIDVIAQITGLSHSEISQLKEKT from the coding sequence ATGGCTTTTTCTAAATTTCTTGATGCACGCAACGATTATGCCTTCAAAAGAATATTTGGCACTGAGAAAAACAAAGATATTCTCATTCATTTCTTGAACGATATTTTAGGCTTTACTGGCTTAGCTGCTATTCACGATGTTGAATTCTTAGCTACCATTTTGGATCCTGAGATTGCCGCTAAAAAGCAAAGTATTGTCGATGTTCTTTGTAAAGACTCTCAAGGTTCAAGATACATTATAGAGATGCAGTTCACTAAGACCAAGGGCTTCGAAAAACGTGCTCAATATTATGCTGCCAAAGCCTACTCAAGTCAAGCTGATCAAGGTGATGATTATCATAACCTTAAAGAAATTATCTTTATTGCTGTTGCTGATTGTATCATCTTTCCAGATAAGTCTGAGTACAAATCTAATCATGTCATTTTAGATCAAAATAGCTTCGAACATGACTTAAAGGATTTTTACTTCGTATTCATAGAACTACCTAAATTTACAAAGACAAAAGAAGACCAACTAGAAAATATAGTAGAAAAATGGTGTTACTTTTTTCGGTATGCAGGAGAAACGAGGGAAGAGGATCTAGATAAGATAGTTGGTAGTGACGTAATAATAAAACGAGCTTATGAAGAGATGAATAAGTTTAATTGGTCAGAAGAAGAGTTACTAGCATATGAACAAATGAAAAAACGCATAATGGATGAGGTAGCTGCTTTAGCTCAAAAATTTGATGAGGGTCTTAAAGTTGGTCAAGAAAAAGGTAGACAAGAAGAAAAAATCGAAGTTGCCAAAAACTCACTCAAGGCCGGTGTCTCTATAGATGTTATAGCTCAAATTACCGGTCTCTCTCATTCTGAAATTTCACAACTCAAAGAAAAAACATAA
- a CDS encoding latrotoxin-related protein (Members of this family contain a domain related to the alpha-latrotoxin from the black widow spider, and are found regularly as large proteins in the Wolbachia bacterial endosymbionts of insects and other other arthropods.) has translation MNITKGFEKVIEQAARDSEISTHRLDIDFMEIQKEVTGKIMSGKFDEISGILNSYVEKVCPGEEAGKL, from the coding sequence TTGAATATTACAAAGGGATTTGAGAAAGTAATAGAGCAAGCTGCAAGGGATAGCGAAATATCAACGCATCGATTGGATATTGATTTTATGGAAATACAGAAAGAAGTTACAGGAAAAATCATGAGTGGTAAATTTGATGAGATTTCAGGGATTTTAAACTCGTATGTAGAGAAAGTATGTCCTGGTGAAGAAGCTGGTAAATTATAG